The Nostoc sp. 'Lobaria pulmonaria (5183) cyanobiont' DNA window ATCTGACGAGCCAAGTCTGCATCTTCTGCGATCGCATCAAATGACCATTTCTCATCTTTTCCCAAGAAATCTTGTAGTTTCATTATGCACCTGTTTTGATTTACTAAGTTCTAAGTATAAACATCATTTTAAAAACTGATGTCGTCTCAAACTATACTCTAACCTGAAATATGATGTCATCTGGAGTCTGCGATCGCACGCACATTGCCTGAATGCGATCATTGATACAGGCTAGATTATTAATTAGCTCAATTTCTCTGCTGCGCGTCCAAGCAGCAACTCGTCGTCAGGCATCGCCTCTGTAAAACCCGAAATGACTAACGAAGAACTGCTGCAAATTATTCAAAAAGCTGCTAGAGACAAGGTGACAGAATTAGACCTTTCTGGCAAAGGCTTAACAACGCTGCCACCGGAAATTGGCCAACTCACCAACCTGCGATCCCTCCACCTACACAACAATCAACTGAGTAGTCTGCCAGCGGAAATTGTCCAACTCACCAACCTGCGATCCCTCCACCTCTTCAACAATCAACTCAGCAGTCTGCCACCAGAATTTGGCCAACTCACCAACCTGCTAAAAGATATGAATACGCTCACGCCTGATATTCACAGCGAATCAGACTTTGAGTCATTGCTGAATGCGATCGCACAGCGTTTAGATGAGTAAAAATAACCTATTGATTAAGCTCAGAGGTCGAGTAATGTCTTTGACAAGCTAGACTTACGCCCTTTTAACTAGACAATTTATGTTCTAAGGTGCAAGCTTTAAGTTCAAAAGTAGAATGATCAGGGTTAAAGGCGCAACTTTGAGGATAAAAGGTACAACTTCGAGGATAAAAGGCTCAACTTCGAGGATAAAAGGCTCAACTTCGAGGCTTAAAGGTGCAACTTTGAGGATAAAAGGCGCAACTTCGAGGCTTAAAGGTCAAGCGATCGCTCTTTTAACTCGACAATTGGTGTTAAAAGGTGCAATCTTCAAGTTCAGAGGTGGAATGATGAAGCTTTGAGGTGGAGCGATCGGATCTACGACTTAGAAGACAGTTCAAACGCCATCTGCAAACGATAAAAACAGACATCAAATTCCAAGAAAAAATTCATGCGTCCTAAAAGTAACGGCACGTCATCCGTGAGACTCCAAGCAAATACCAATCGAACTGGTGCAAAGCTGGCTATTTGAGCAGACAAAATTAACCCTTTTGCTTCAACTGGTGCAAGGTTTCCAGCCAGTTGCACTGAGGTTGTTAATTCTTCCCAAGACACCCCTAACTGAATACCCAGATTGTAAGGTAAAACATTAATACTAGCTCCAGTATCCAATAAACCTGAAACGTTCACGACAGAATTTTTGTAGCTTAACGTCAAAGGTAATATTGGTAGTGCATCGATATCCCCGAACACATCACGACTTTCAACGAAGGGAAATCTTTGTGAATTAAGCATCGTTTACCTGTCTGTCTTCTTCTAGCAGTGCAGCTAATTTATTAGCAGCCTCATGAGAATTATAGGGAGACCACACATGATAAGTGACTCCTGGCTGTAACGACAATATTTCTTCTTCAGTAGCTAGTTCTTGAACTAAAAACTGCATGACCTTGAGTTTATCTGCACGAGATAGCTTGTGCAATGTTGGGAATAAATCTGCTGCGCTCATATCAAGTTGAAGATAACGACTAAATACTTTTTATATAGCGGTTATCAGTTGAGTGCAATACAGACTTAACCCCCAGCCCCTTCCCTATAAGGGAAGGGGAGTAAGATTCAAAGCCTCTCTCCTTTTAGGAGAGAGGAATGGAAGTGAGGTCAAACTGTATTGCATTCAAACGAGAACCGCTATATTTTTACAACTACTATCTATAAAAAAGATTTTACTATGCAAAACCTGTCCCTCTCCGCATCGGAGAAGGACAGACTTTAATAAAAGTTCAAGGCAGGGACAGGTTTGATAACTAAATTACTTGATTTGCCGATGAGTATTTTGTCCATTACAACAAACTAAGGTTAGGTGTAGCTGTGGTTTTAGTCTGGTAAGCCTTTTTGACACCAACCCAGTTACTAGCAATTGGCATTCGCCAACCGGTTCCAAAGGCGCGATCGGTGATTTTTAAGCCGGGGGGTGCTTGTCGCCGTTTAAATTCAGCCCGCGCCACCATTTGAATTACTCGGTCTACAATTACCGCATCGTGACCGGCTGCAACAATTTGCGCTGCTGATTGGTGATTGTGAATCAGACGTTGCAAAATATCGTCCAAAATTTCGTAAGGCGGTAGAGAGTCTTGATCTACTTGGCCTGGTTTGA harbors:
- a CDS encoding leucine-rich repeat domain-containing protein, with protein sequence MTNEELLQIIQKAARDKVTELDLSGKGLTTLPPEIGQLTNLRSLHLHNNQLSSLPAEIVQLTNLRSLHLFNNQLSSLPPEFGQLTNLLKDMNTLTPDIHSESDFESLLNAIAQRLDE